One stretch of Chaetodon auriga isolate fChaAug3 chromosome 18, fChaAug3.hap1, whole genome shotgun sequence DNA includes these proteins:
- the esr2a gene encoding estrogen receptor 2a: MAVAASPEKDQPLLQLQKVDSSRVGGRVLSPILSSTMETSQPICIPSPYTDLGHDLSAIPFYGPTIFSYASPGVSDCASVHQSLSPSLFWPSRGPMGTSIPVHHSQVRPQQGQPIQSPWVELSPLDNVLTSSKSARRRSQESEEGVVSSGGKADLHYCAVCHDYASGYHYGVWSCEGCKAFFKRSIQRHNDYICPATNQCTIDKNRRKSCQACRLHKCYEVGMTKCGMRKERGSYKNPQTRRVTRLSSQGRTNGPSVITGPAVGSLSAPRPLALTPEQLIERIMEAEPPEIYLMTDMRRPLTEANVMMSLTNLADKELVHMISWAKKIPGFVELSLLDQVHLLECCWLEVLMIGLMWRSVDHPGKLIFSPDLSLSREEGNCVQGFVEIFDMLIAATSRVRELKLQREEYVCLKAMILLNSNMCLSSTEGSEELQSRSKLLRLLDAVTDALVWAIAKTGLTFRQQYTRLAHLLMLLSHIRHVSNKGMDHLHCMKMKNMVPLYDLLLEMLDAHIMHGSRLPRQPSQQEPGEQEEAPARPDGSGSGPSNSWTASSTGGGGEPQ, from the exons ATGGCCGTCGCTGCCTCTCCAGAGAAGGATCAgcccctcctccagctccagaagGTGGACTCCAGTCGAGTTGGCGGCCGAGTCCTCTCCCCGATCCTCAGCTCTACCATGGAAACGAGCCAGCCCATCTGCATCCCGTCCCCCTACACCGACCTCGGCCACGACCTGTCCGCCATACCTTTCTACGGTCCGACCATCTTCAGCTATGCCAGTCCCGGCGTCTCGGACTGCGCCTCTGTCCATCAGTCGCTGAGCCCGTCCTTATTCTGGCCCAGCCGTGGCCCCATGGGGACCTCCATACCCGTGCACCACTCCCAGGTTCGGCCTCAGCAGGGACAGCCGATCCAGAGTCCGTGGGTGGAGCTGTCGCCGCTGGACAATGTGTTAACAAGCAG TAAGAGTGCGAGGAGGCGCTCTCAGGAGAGCGAGGAGGGCGTGGTGTCGTCCGGCGGCAAGGCGGACCTCCACTACTGCGCCGTGTGCCACGACTACGCCTCGGGCTACCACTACGGCGTCTGGTCGTGTGAGGGGTGCAAGGCCTTCTTCAAGAGGAGCATCCAAA GACACAACGACTACATCTGCCCAGCAACCAATCAGTGCACTATAGACAAGAACCGGCGTAAGAGCTGCCAGGCCTGTCGCCTTCACAAGTGCTACGAAGTGGGCATGACCAAGTGCG GTATGCGAAAGGAACGTGGAAGCTACAAGAACCCCCAGACGAGGCGAGTGACCCGCCTGTCCTCGCAGGGCCGGACTAACGGGCCGAGCGTGATAACTGGACCGGCGGTGGGTTCGTTAAGCGCGCCCCGCCCTCTCGCACTGACCCCAGAGCAGCTGATTGAGCGAATAATGGAGGCAGAGCCGCCCGAGATCTACCTGATGACGGACATGAGGAGGCCGCTGACGGAAGCAAACGTCATGATGTCGCTCACCAACCTGGCCGATAAGGAGCTGGTTCACATGATCAGCTGGGCCAAGAAGATTCCAG GGTTTGTGGAGCTCAGTCTCTTGGACCAGGTGCACCTGTTGGAGTGCTGCTGGCTGGAGGTGCTGATGATCGGCCTGATGTGGAGGTCAGTGGACCATCCAGGGAAACTTATCTTCTCCCCTGACCTCAGCCTGAGCAG AGAGGAGGGCAACTGTGTGCAGGGCTTCGTGGAGATCTTCGACATGCTGATCGCCGCCACGTCCAGAGTGAGAGAGCTCAAACTCCAGAGGGAGGAGTACGTCTGCCTGAAGGCCATGATCCTCCTGAACTCCA ACATGTGCCTCAGCTCCACGGAGGGCAgcgaggagctgcagagtcgCTCCAAGCTGCTGCGTCTTCTGGACGCTGTGACGGACGCTCTGGTGTGGGCCATCGCCAAAACCGGCCTCACCTTCCGCCAGCAGTACACCCGCCTCGCCCACCTGCTCATGCTGCTCTCACACATCCGCCACGTCAG CAACAAAGGCATGGACCACCTCCACTGCATGAAGATGAAGAACATGGTGCCTCTGTACGACCTGTTGCTGGAGATGTTGGATGCCCACATCATGCACGGCTCCCGTCTGCCTCGCCAGCCCTCCCAGCAGGAGCCcggggagcaggaggaggctcCTGCTCGGCCAGACGGCTCCGGCAGTGGCCCCTCAAACTCGTGGACCGCCAGCAGCACcggaggtggaggtgaaccACAGTAA